The following proteins are encoded in a genomic region of Cryptomeria japonica chromosome 11, Sugi_1.0, whole genome shotgun sequence:
- the LOC131065111 gene encoding two-component response regulator-like PRR37 isoform X5, whose translation MERAGNEAMEVRLDWKAELAALEQFTTELYTAKGKEKAKGERKVVWEKFLPRRSLRVLLAEADDSTRQIVSALLCNCSYQVMSSLDSMSIVFKCLTKGAVDFLVKPVRKNELQNLWQHVWRRCHSSSCSGTGRQNQNAAQRKNEAGYDNNTDSIVGIENASGGLDIREGSDNGSGTQGSWTNQHEVEISYQRGKWKRHHGSKFAQATQMKNEKTQNNWMQSVKTYAKACDDAIGQDLVIAVPGRVPTHMECLREKSTFHDQSCQNQEVDCSASCGEGDHLGDESVKEGSEPKAIDLIGKMGSEPHCRNGDKEDSRSGEELELTLNRPRANWNEYSKLKDKCTLRQSDASAFSRYNVGDIHFSFPWGGSFPVNLYPKNKVQYYVSSENTGSLHLRVPFEQLGCSKRSSGDAPDQYQLSHSANNQDKGSSGQAACPSSVPMKDETPVSLPMGAAIPISPGSFPVNLYPKNKEQYCVSSENTGSLHLTVPFEQLGCSKRSSGYAPDQYQLLHSANNQDKGSSGQAACPSSVPMKDETPVSLPMGAAMPISPGIISFDGVPPPYGTSLHPMFYSYPGVPIWGSDTPLKAEREDARDNSSYHEPHCVPLHVPDHSRHYNHLHHHHIQYHHHHHHHHHHERHEHKKHARQDECAVDNAATTAQGGSYIMTRNTLSLGGNCGESGSSNGHGSNGDADRSASGSNNNGINVPTGKSTVAVIPGANGGSGTGNTSTTGSGVENNLSARREAALVKFQQKRKERCFEKKVRYQSRKTFAEQRPRVKGQFVRHLSINKSEAGEEK comes from the exons TGATGTCATCCCTTGATTCTATGAGCATAGTTTTCAAATGTTTGACTAAGGGTGCTGTGGACTTTCTTGTTAAACCTGTTCGGAAGAACGAGTTACAGAACTTATGGCAGCATGTCTGGAGGAGGTGCCATAGT TCAAGTTGCAGTGGTACTGGAAGACAGAACCAAAATGCTGCCCAGAGAAAGAATGAAGCTGGATATGATAACAATACTGACAGTATTGTTGGAATTGAGAATGCAAGTGGTGGTTTGGATATCAGAGAAGGCAGTGACAATGGAAGTGGTACACAA GGTTCATGGACCAATCAACATGAAGTTGAAATTTCATATCAGAGAGGTAAATGGAAGCGACATCATGGCAGCAAGTTTGCTCAGGCTACACAGATGAAGAATGAGAAGACACAGAATAACTGGATGCAGAGTGTgaaaacttatgcaaaagcttgtG ATGATGCAATAGGTCAGGATCTGGTAATTGCTGTTCCTGGACGAGTTCCCACACATATGGAATGCCTTCGAGAGAAAAGTACTTTTCATGATCAATCTTGTCAAAACCAAGAAGTTGACTGCTCAGCAAGCTGTGGAGAGGGTGACCATCTAGGTGATGAATCTGTTAAAGAGGGTAGTGAGCCAAAGGCTATTGACTTGATTGGAAAGATGGGCAGTGAACCTCATTGCAGGAATGGGGATAAAGAAGATAGTAGGAGTGGAGAAG AACTGGAGCTTACTCTAAATCGTCCACGAGCTAATTGGAATGAATATAGCAAGCTCAAAGACAAATGTACACTTAGACAGTCAGATGCTTCTGCATTTTCAAG gTATAACGTGGGTGACATACATTTTTCATTTCCATGGGGTGGTTCCTTTCCAGTTAATTTATACCCGAAAAACAAAGTGCAATATTATGTCTCTTCTGAAAACACTGGATCATTACATTTGAGAGTCCCATTTGAGCAGTTGGGTTGTTCAAAGCGAAGTAGTGGTGATGCTCCTGATCAATATCAATTATCACATAGTGCCAACAATCAAGATAAGGGCTCTTCTGGTCAAGCTGCTTGCCCAAGCTCTGTGCCGATGAAAGATGAGACACCTGTGTCCCTGCCAATGGGTGCAGCTATACCCATATCACCTGGTTCCTTTCCAGTTAATTTATACCcgaaaaacaaagagcaatattGTGTTTCTTCTGAAAACACTGGATCATTACATTTGACAGTCCCATTTGAGCAGTTGGGTTGTTCAAAGCGAAGTAGTGGTTATGCTCCTGATCAATATCAATTATTACATAGTGCCAACAATCAAGATAAGGGCTCTTCTGGTCAAGCTGCTTGCCCAAGCTCTGTGCCGATGAAAGATGAGACACCTGTGTCCCTGCCTATGGGTGCAGCTATGCCCATATCACCTGGAATTATCTCCTTTGATGGTGTACCACCACCATATGGCACTTCATTGCATCCCATGTTCTATTCTTATCCAGGGGTTCCTATATGGGGTTCAGATACACCACTCAAAGCAGAGAGAGAAGATGCTCGGGATAATTCTTCTTATCACGAGCCACATTGTGTTCCCCTTCATGTTCCTGATCATTCTCGTCATTACAATCACCTTCATCACCACCACATTCaatatcatcaccatcatcatcaccatcaccaccatgaAAGGCATGAACATAAGAAACATGCTAGACAAGATGAATGTGCTGTAGATAATGCAGCTACAACAGCTCAGGGTGGTTCGTATATTATGACCAGGAATACTCTGAGTCTGGGTGGTAATTGTGGGGAGAGTGGAAGCAGTAATGGTCATGGAAGTAATGGTGATGCCGATAGAAGTGCATCTGGAAGCAACAACAATGGAATCAATGTGCCTACTGGAAAGAGCACTGTTGCTGTAATTCCTGGAGCCAATGGGGGCAGTGGGACTGGCAATACAAGTACTACTGGCAGTGGAGTTGAAAACAACCTATCTGCTCGTCGGGAGGCAGCATTGGTGAAATTCCAGCAGAAGAGGAAAGAGAGATGCTTCGAAAAAAAG GTTCGATATCAAAGTAGAAAAACGTTTGCAGAACAGCGGCCTCGAGTAAAAGGACAATTTGTTCGTCATCTGTCAATCAACAAATCTGAAGCTGGTGAAGAAAAATGA